A stretch of the Erpetoichthys calabaricus chromosome 3, fErpCal1.3, whole genome shotgun sequence genome encodes the following:
- the LOC114649332 gene encoding protein ZBED8-like, which produces MANLMLGKATKVKLSQIPLSNDTINDRIEDMSKDILDQVVADLISSPTKFSLQLDETTDVSKLSQLAVFVRYVKDDMIKEDFLFCKPLTTTTKAADVKKLVDDFFRGNNLSWDMVSAVCTDGAPVMLGRKSGFGALVKADTPHIIVTHCILHRHALATKTLPPEMTEVLKIVVECVNYVRNCAIRHRIFSELCKEMGSEFEVLLYHSNVRWLSRGRVLNRVFAMVVELTQFLQEHQHCHADCFKNSRFILILAYMADIFAALNHLNQQMQGEGVNIIEVEENLKAFQKKLPLWKRRAKNDNFANFPMLDDCVSMIEDVSGIGHISEPTELKQAVATHLDELAKSLDGYFPTRESYPAWERQPFMFDIETADVNDEYLDEIIEIQQSQIQQQLFRPTTLSSFRCRQMVRYPTIARKALEIFIPFVTTYLRKQSFSRMLDIKTKKRNRLCCENDMRVEIAKVKPHISELVSQRQQQKSH; this is translated from the coding sequence ATGGCGAATCTGATGCTGGGAAAAGCAACCAAAGTTAAATTATCACAAATTCCTCTTTCAAATGACACCATCAACGACAGAATAGAGGATATGAGCAAAGACATCTTAGATCAAGTAGTTGCAGATCTAATTTCAAGCCCGACAAAATTCAGCCTCCAACTCGACGAGACCACAGACGTTTCTAAACTAAGTCAACTTGCTGTATTTGTGCGCTACGTGAAAGATGACATGATAAaggaagattttttattttgtaagcctCTTACAACAACAACTAAGGCAGCCGATGTGAAGAAACTTGTGGATGACTTCTTCAGAGGCAACAATCTTTCGTGGGATATGGTTTCTGCAGtttgtacggacggagctccagtCATGTTGGGAAGAAAGTCTGGTTTTGGTGCGCTAGTGAAAGCTGACACACCACACATCATTGTTACGCATTGTATTCTGCACAGGCATGCACTGGCAACAAAAACCTTGCCTCCAGAAATGACGGAAGTATTAAAAATTGTAGTTGAATGTGTGAACTATGTGCGAAATTGTGCGATAAGGCACCGCATTTTCAGTGAGctgtgtaaagaaatgggttCTGAATTCGAGGTACTTCTGTACCATTCTAACGTTCGGTGGTTATCCAGGGGACGGGTGCTGAATCGTGTTTTTGCTATGGTTGTGGAATTAACTCAGTTTTTACAAGAGCACCAACATTGTCATgcagattgttttaaaaattctagGTTCATTCTCATTTTAGCGTACATGGCCGATATATTCGCAGCTCTTAATCATCTCAATCAGCAGATGCAGGGTGAGGGAGTCAACATCATCGAAGTGGAAGAAAACCTGAAGGCTTTTCAAAAAAAGCTGCCGCTATGGAAACGACGAGCAAAGAATGATAACTTCGCAAACTTTCCCATGCTGGACGACTGTGTAAGTATGATCGAAGATGTGTCTGGAATCGGACATATTTCTGAACCTACGGAACTGAAGCAAGCAGTTGCCACGCACTTAGATGAGCTTGCAAAGTCTCTCGACGGATACTTCCCTACAAGAGAGTCATATCCAGCATGGGAGAGACAGCCGTTTATGTTTGACATTGAGACAGCAGATGTCAATGATGAATACCTCGACGAAATCATTGAAATTCAGCAGAGCCAGATTCAACAGCAACTCTTCAGACCAACAACGCTCTCATCGTTTCGGTGTCGACAAATGGTACGTTATCCTACTATTGCTAGGAAAGCCCTGGAAATTTTTATACCGTTTGTTACAACATATCTTCGCAAGCAATCTTTTTCGAGGATGCTGGACATAAAAACGAAGAAAAGGAACAGACTTTGTTGTGAAAATGACATGAGAGTGGAAATTGCCAAGGTGAAGCCACACATTTCTGAACTGGTCTCTCAAAGGCAACAGCAGAAGTCACACTGA